Sequence from the Abditibacteriaceae bacterium genome:
TGGCGGCCTCGCTTTCTAACGACCGCAACGTCTCGCCGGAAACGCCGCCGACGTTTTTGTTCCATACCGATGCCGACGCAGGCGTGCCTTCGGAAAACAGCGTCCAATTTTATCTGGCGCTGCGCCGCGCCAAAGTGCCTGCCGAATTGCACATCTTTGAAACCGGCGGACACGGCGTCGGCTTTGCGCCCGATGACGCTGTGCTCAGCACCTGGCCGTCGCTTTTGGAGCACTGGTTGCGCGGGCGCGGCGCGTTATAAAGCGGACACAAGTAGAGTACGGTCAGATTCGACCGTACTCTTTTGAATCTATTTCGCTTCTCGGACGGTGAAGAACATCAAAGCGCCGCCTCGTGGCGCGTCTTGGAACGCGGGCGGAAACGTTTTGCGGTCGTAACCTGCGCCGCTCCAGCGCGGCGGCACCAGCGTGTAATTGCCACTTGGTTGGCGAAACGAAAGCTGGGCGACATCGCCCGCGTCGGAATTGATTGCCGTCAGTGGGCCGGTTTGCTTTTGCAGCGCCAGCCAGAATTGCTGAACATCAGCGGTTGTCCAGCCGCCTTGAAGGGCGCGGCGATATTTGAAGGCCAGAGCCGAAGCGGTTTCGCTATCGCTTTCCTTCACAAACACAAGCCATAGCGTTTTGCCATCGCGTTCCCACGCAAGAGAAGCGCGACACGTTTTCATGTGGTCGAAAATCGGGACATGGCCCGCTTCTTCGGGCGTCGAAGCCACCGGCTGCGGCAAAGGCGTTGCGCCGGGTGCGGGAAACGGCTGCACTTTTAACGGTTTGCCGTCTAAAATCAGGCACTGCGCGCTTCCGCCGCCCCATTGCACGTTTTGTTCGAGCCAGGCGCGCGACGGCAAATGCTGGATAGCCCATTTCGGCCCGTCTTTTTCGTATTTTACGCCGAAGGCCCAGCGATGATTGGCCGTATTCGCGCGCACCTTGCCGTCGATCACAACGGGAGAAACGTGAAATGCTTCGCTGTCGGGCGACGTGATGTTTGGCGAAGCATAGCCGAAAAAGAGTCCGTTCCATGCCGCTAAAACAGGCCCGCGACCGGAATCGTTGAGCTGCTTTGTTGCCTGCGCCACGCCTCGCTCCCAGTAGCGCACGCGATTGTCCCATGGCTTCGCGTCGTCGGAATCGCCGTCGAGAATTTCCCAGCGCAAACGCGAGTTTTCTTTCCACGAAAAACGAAAGACATCGACCGCTGTACCGTCTTTGGAAACGAACCAATGCTTCACACCACGGTGCGTTGTCTGTGGTTTCGCATCCGGCAGCGGCCATGTAGCCAGAGTCGATGGCTCCGTAATGTCGTTGTTTTCCAGCATCGACGAAATCGGAATTTCGCCACTAAAGCGTTGGAAGTAAATTTTTGCGGCATAAAGAGCCACAAGAACAAGAGGAAGAAAGGCAAAAGCGAGCAAACGGATTTTAGCAGCGCGTTTCATGCGCCAAGTGTCGCGCGCTTGTCTGGAAACGATATAGAAGTACGTTCGAAAGCGACCTGACTTCTAATCGGCTTGAACTGTCCATTCGTTTTGCAACGAAGCGGTGGTTTTGCGGAATTTGGTGTGACCGTCAGCGTAAAGAACATTGAAGCCTTCGAGGTGACGCGAAGCGACACGCGTTGTCGTCGCGGTTGCGTTGGGCAAATGCGATGGCAGCGTGACCTGCGCTTCATTGGGCGCGTTAGTACCGAGGTAATCGAAAATGGCGACAGTTTCCGAAGGCAAATCGACGTAGGACAACGAAACCGGCCCGCCGTTAACTGAAGCGAAGCCGGTGTGCGTTGCATCGACAATCAGCGCGTTATAGCCGTAGCTCAGCTTGTTGGTGCCACCATCGTTCACAACCGGCAAATTTTCCGAACTGGAAGGGCAGACGAAAATCTGGCTGCTGCGCGCATACGGACCCAGAAAGAGCGGCCACTCGCGTCCGGTCGGCCCGGCTCCGGGCATTTGTTCGGTGTGATCCATCGTATACATTTGCAGCGCCAACCCGATTTGCCTTAAGTTTGAGCTACACGAGGCGCGTCGCGCTGCTTCCCTCGCACGCGAAAAAGTCGGGAACAGCATCGCCGCAAGGATTCCAATAATGGCGATAACGACGAGAAGTTCGATCAGGGTGAAGCCACGTTTCGGCGCTGTGTTTTGCATTCTGTCCTCCGCTGACTCTTAATCTAACGCGCTTCCCGACGCTTTGCGGCAACGTGCGTGCCTCATCAACAGCACCTGAGTGTGAAGAATGCTCAAGTGCCTTTTTCGACCGTACTTGGGTGCGCGGCTATACTTTGCGTTTTGATTTTTCGGCCATGAACGCAACTTCTCAACATTCCGGTCTCGAACGCGTGCAGATTATTTCCGAAGCGCTGCCTTATATCCGGCGGCTTCACGGGCAAACCATTGTCGTCAAATACGGCGGCGCGGCCCAAACCGACGACACTTTGCGCGCCGCCGTGATGCGCGACGTGGCGTTGCTGCATTATGTGGGCGTGCGCGTGGTGGTGGTCCACGGTGGCGGCAACGAGATTTCCGCGATGTGCCGTCAACTCGGAATCGAGCCACAATTTGTGCAGGGAATGCGCGTGACCGACGCCGAAACGATGCGCGTGACGGAAATGGTGATGGGCCAGATCGGGAAGAACATCGCGCAGCATCTTAATGAAGCGGGCGCGCCTTCGGTTGGCGTGTCGGGCAAAGACGGTGGCCTGTTGCGCGCAAAGAAATTCATCGGTGAAGCCGATTGGGGCTTCGTTGGCGAAGTGGAAGCTGTCGAGCCGCGCTTGCTTAACGATCTGGCGCGAAACGGTTTCGTGCCAGTTGTGACGCCGGTTGCGCCGGGAGAAGACGGCGCAACCTACAACATCAACGCCGATTTAGCGGCTTCGGCGATTGCAGCCAGCTTGGGCGCGGTGAAGCTCCTGCTGCTCACCGATGTGCCTGGAATTTACCGCGATTTTGAAGATAAATCTTCTTTGTTAGCCGAACTGAATGCGCGCGAAGCCGAAGAACTGATTGCCAGTGGCGCGGTTTCCAAAGGCATGATTCCCAAAGTGCGCTGCTGTCTGGAAGCGGTTGCGGGCGGCGTCGATAAGGCGCACATCGTCGATGGACGCGCGCCGCACGCGCTTTTAACCGAACTGTTCACCGATACCGGTTGCGGCACGATGATTATGAAATAACGTACGGTCGCAATTGACTGTACTTTGTCTGAATTGGAGACGAAAATGTTAGCTCAAATGGAAGTTCCACCCAAAGCATCGGCTGATGTCGATCAGTCGCACGAAACCGCGCAGCAATTGCAGTCGCACGCGCCGCGCGAAACCGAAGCGCTTGTCGCGGCTGATGCGCGCGTGGGCATCCAGAATTACGGGCGTTTGCCGCTTTCGTTTGTCAAAGGCAAAGGCGCGCGTTTGTGGGATGCAAAGGGCAAACAGTATCTCGATTTCCTCGGCGGCATCGCAGTTGTCACCGTGGGGCATAGCCACGAATACGTTACCGAAGCGATTACGCAGCAGGCCTCGACTTTGGTGCATTCGAGCAATATTTACTTCATCGAGCCGCAGGTCCGTCTCGCCGAACGCCTTCATGAATTGTCGGGTGGAATGCGCGCTTTCTTTTGTAACAGCGGCGCGGAAGCTAACGAAGCCGCGCTGAAACTGGCGCGCAAATGGGCCAAAGGCAAGGGCGAATCGAAGGTTGAAATCATTACGACGATCGATTCGTTTCACGGCCGCACCTACGGAAGCCTCGCCGCGACCGGACAGCCGAAATACCACGAAGGCTTCGAGCCGATGCCGCAAGGCTTCCGCTACGTTCCGCGCAACGATGTCGAAGCGTTGAAAGCGGCCGTTTCCCAACGCACTGCTGCGATTATGCTCGAACCGATTCAGGGCGAAAGCGGCATTCAGCCGATGAGCGATGAGTATTTGCAAGCCGCGCGCGCGTTATGCGACGAATTCGGCGCAGCTCTGATTTTTGATGAAGTTCAGTGCGGCATGGGCCGGACGGGAACGTTTTTTGGTTTCGAGCCAAGCGGCGTCCAACCCGATATTATTTCGCTCGCCAAAGGCTTGGGCAACGGCGTACCGATTGGCGCTTTGCTGGCGCGCGAAGACGTCGCCGCAGCGTTTGTCCCCGGCACGCACGGCTGCACGTTTGGCGGCAATTTTCTTTCGTGCGCCGCTGCAAACGCAACACTTGATGTGCTTTTTGAAGAAAACCTGATGGAGAATGCGCGCGAAGTCGGCGCCTATTTCGTGGCGCAGTTAAAAGCGTGGGGCGAGGAAACCGGCGCCATCACCGAAGTGCGCGGGCGCGGCTTGATGGTCGGCGTCGAGTTAAACGTGCCGCACGCACGTAACTTAATGAAAGAATGTCTCGAAACCGGCCTTGTCTTCAACGCAGTCGGCGATACGATTCTGCGTTTCCTACCGCCGCTGTGCATTTCGCACGCGGACGTTGATGAAGCGATGCAGACGCTACGCGCGGCGTGGGCCGAAGTTGCAAAATAAGTACGGTCGGTTTCGACCGTACTTTGGAATACGCTATGGCATTTGCGTGGGAATATCTGGGCAAACAGGAGCTTCCGCCCGGCGGCTCTAGACCATGGACAGTCGAAACGTGGCGTGCGCGTGTTGAAGGCGGGTGGATGATTATGGTTATCCAGAACTGGAGCAACGGGCCAGAACCGGTCGGCCTTTCTTTCATGCCTGATCCGTCTCACTCGTGGAACCCAAACGCGTTGGCCGATAATCGTTTGTCGCCTTGAAAGTCCGGTCGAATTCGACCGTACTTTGTGAATCCATGAAACACTTTCTTTCCATCAACGACGTTTCGCGCGACGAAGCGCTTTTCCTGCTGGCTGAAGCGACGCGACTCAAAACCGAGTTGCGCGACAACGCGGCGCGGCAGCGTGAAACCCTCGCGGGCAAAACGCTGGCGCTGGTTTTTGAAAAGCCCAGTCTGCGCACGCGCGTTTCGTTCGATGTGGGAATGAATCAGCTTGGCGGACACGCGATTACTTTGGGGCCAAGCGAAATCGGGCTGAACACGCGCGAAAGCGCCGCCGATGTTGCGCGCGTTCTGGGCCGCATGGCCGATGGAATTATGGCGCGCGTTTTTACGCATCAAACAGTGCAGGAGCTTTCGGAATGGGCGGGCGTGCCCGTCATTAACGGCCTGTGCGACATCGAGCATCCATGTCAGGCGCTGGCGGATATTCTCACCTTGCGCGAGCATAAAGGCTTGGAAGGTCGCAAAGTTGTTTATGTCGGCGACGGCAACAATGTTTGTCATTCTCTGATGCTGCTTTGCACCAAACTGGGCGTGTGTTTCGCCGCTGCAACGCCGGAACATTACGCGCCCGATATGGCATTTGTCCATCGAGCGCGCGAAGATGGCGAAGTCGAGTTGTTCCACGATGCGCGCGACGCCGCACGCGGTGCGGACGCGGTTTACACCGACGTCTGGACTTCGATGGGGCAGGAAGAAGAAAGCGCACGTCGCCGCGAAGTGTTTCCACCGTTTCAAGTCAATGCTGCGCTGATGGCCGAAGCCAAGAGCGATGCTATTGTTCTGCATTGTCTTCCGGCGCATCGCGGCGAGGAAATCGACGGCGAAACCTTTGAGAAATTCGCGACGCCTATTTTCGATCAGGCTGAAAATCGTTTGCACGCGCAGAAAGCCGTGCTGGTGTGGCAGTTGAGTGCGACCCATGCTGCCAACGATTTGCATGGCGCAGCGCGTGATGCTCGCTCGTTGCAGCCACCCGTTTCGCCCGAGGATCGACCTTATCGGTCAACGACACAAACTCATGATGTTTAAATTTATCCTGCTTCTCGTTGTACTTTTCGTCGCTTACGGCATTGTCGTATGGCTCTTGAAACGCCTGACGCAAACGTCGCAGCAAATCGCCGAACTGCATTCGCAACTTCAACGCAACGACGAGATTCTTGCGGCCAAGATTATGGAATTGCAAAAGGAAAAACAGCGAAAAGAAGCGGAGACCGCGTTAATCGAAAAAAAGAAACCAGAGTAGGGCAAAGAGTACGGTCGAATTCGACCGTACTTTTTTGTTAGCAACGAGAAGCGGTATCTGTTCGTTTATCTTTCTTTATGGCTCGAATTTCTACTCGTTACATTTGTCAGGGTTGTGGTTACGATGCGCCGCGTTGGTTGGGAAAATGTCCCGAATGCGGCGCATTCAATACCTTTGCTGAAGAAAAAGTTGCGGCAGCACCGAAATCGAACGCGACAACAACGCGCACTGGCTTTTCTTCAGGCAATACGGGAAGCGCCGCGCAAAAGCTCACCGACGTTTCGACACAGCGCCGCGAACGCTTGCTCACGGGAATCTCTGAATTCGACCGCGTTTTGGGCGGGGGCGTCGTGCCGGGCAGCCTGATTCTCATCGGCGGCGATCCGGGCATTGGTAAAAGCACGCTTTTGTTGGAAGCTGCCGTTCGCTTGGCCGAAACCTACGGCAGCGGACTTTATATCTCGGGCGAAGAAAGCGCCGAACAGATTCGTCTGCGCGCCGACCGCTTAACCCTGACATCAAGCAACTTATATTTGCTGGCTGAAACGGATTTGTCGCTGGTCGAAAATCAGATTCGCACGGCAAAACCGGCGTTCGTGATTCTCGATTCGATTCAAACCGTAGCGAATCCGGGCATCGATTCCGCGCCGGGAACTTTGACACAAGTTCGTGAAGGCGCGGCGACAATGCAGCGCATCGCCAAAGAAAGCGGCATCCCGATTTTCCTCGTAGGGCACGTCAACAAAGAAGGCAATCTCGCTGGCCCGCGTGCGCTGGAACATATCGTCGATGCGGTTTTGCAACTTGAAGGCGACGAGCATCACAACTTCCGTATCTTGCGCGCGTTGAAAAATCGTTTTGGTTCCACCAACGAACTGGGCGTTTTCGCCATGACAGAAGGCGGCATGGAAGGCGTCGAGAATCCATCACAGTTGTTTCTTTCGGAACGCCAAGCGACCTCGCCCGGTTCGTGCGTGGTGGCAACTGTGGAAGGCTCGCGCCCGTTGTTGGTCGAAGTGCAGGCGCTGTGCGCGCCGAGCTATTTCACATCGCCGCGCCGCACTGTGACAGGCGCCGACTTTAATCGTGTGAACGTCGCGTTGGCTGTTATCGAAAAGCGACTCGGAATGCGGCTGGGCGATATGGATGTTTACGTCAACGTTGTCGGCGGCGTGCGCATCTCAGAACCGGCGCTCGATTTGGGAATCGCGCTCGCTGTCATTTCCAGCTTGCACGACATCCCGCTGCCTTCGGACATTTGCGTTTTTGGTGAAGTTGGTCTGGCCGGTGAAGTGCGTGCGGTCAATAATGCCGACCGCCGTGCGACTGAAGCCGCGCGTCTCGGATTCGCGCGCTGCGTGGTGCCGATGGCGGTTCTGCAGAAACTTCCGGCGCAACTGAAAGACGCGCATGGCGAAACGCTCCTGCGCGGCGCGGCGACTTTACGCGACGCTGTTGCTCACGCCCTGCCCGAAGCACTCAATAAAAAGCTGCCCCGCCGCGAACGCAAGGAAAAAGGTACGGCAGAAAACGACCGTACCTCATCGCGCGAGAATCGCGATATGCGATCCAATACCGGTGCTTACGAGAATTTCAACGCTGCCAATACCGATGCTTGGGGCGAGGAATAACAATTAAAGTGTTAATTAGCTAACACTTTTGCAATCCTGCGCAGGTTACGATGGCTTTGTGTGCTATCCTAGCGCCGAACGCAACGCCAAAGTTATCAAAGACGACCGACGCTTATGAATGTCAACCGTTTTTTGTGGGTCGCCACCACGACGCTCTTTCTTATAACAGGCGCACTTGCGGGTTGGGCGCTGGGAACTTTTTACACAGCCCAAAAAATTGGCGACAGTCCTATCGTTGCCGAATCGATGCGTTCTCTTGTCATTGGTACCATCGTCGTTGGTATGTCGGTAGTGATGGCGCGCGTTGGTGCCTCGCTGGGCAATCGCGTTTCTGCCAGTTTTTCCCGCATTCACGAAATGTCAATTGCCGACCGTGTGTTAGGCATTTGCGGTTTGCTTTTAGGTTTGCTTTTCGGCGTTCTCATCACGATCCCACTCGATTTTTCGAACACCTTTTCCAATGCGTGGACTGTTCCTTTAATCAACTTCTGCATCATGGCGGTCTCGGCGATGCTTGGCATGGCCTTACTGCAGGGAATGCGCAGCGAAATGCTTCGCGTCTTTCCCGCGCTTGACGAAGCCACGATGGGCACCATAGCGTGTTCGCCAAAGTTTCTCGACACCAACGTTATCATTGATGGGCGCATCGCCGATATATGCCGCACCGGTTTTATCGAAGGGCCGGTTTGGGTGCCGTCGTTTGTCTTGCACGAGTTGCAATATATCGCCGATTCCTCCGATTCGATGCGGCGCGCGCGCGGACGGCGCGGGCTGGAAACGCTCAATGCGATGCGAAATATTTCGCTCGCACGCAAGCTGGGCGAAACACCGCAGCCGGCAGTTGAAGTACTCACTGATATTTCGGCAGCTGTAATGCGGGTCGAGACTGTTGATGCCAAGCTGGTGGCGCTTGCCAAAGAAAAAAGCGGATCCATTCTCACCAACGATTACAATTTGAATCGTGTCGCCGAGTTGCAGGGCGTCACGGTGTTGAATATCAATCAGCTGGCCCTCGCGTTGAAACCCGTGGTTTTGCCGGGCGAGGAAATGACGATTACCATCGTGCGCGAAGGCAAAGAAGCCGGGCAGGGCATTGGTTATCTTGAAGATGGAACGATGGTCGTCGTTAACGAAGGCCGCAACGCGATTGGCGAAACGTGCCGCGTGACCATCGCGCAGGTTTTACAAACCGTCGCCGGTAAAATGATCTTCGGCGATTTGAAAGAACGCGAAAATCGCCACGATTTGCCTAGTGAAATGCGAGAAAGTGCGCGGCTGCGTGGTGCAGGTGACGATTTATTTTCCGGAAATGGACATGAACGTGAGGAACAACAGTCGCAGGAACGCCGCGACGGACGCGAAGGAAACGATTTCACTACTCGTGCCGGCGGCGGGGTGCGGCGCAAGAACAGGACTGAACGGTAACAAGATTCTCGCGCCGTTGGACGGACAGCCGCTGCTCTGGCACACGCTGCGCGGCTTGCTCGATTCACCAGAAGACAATCGAAATCGACCGTACTCGGTTGACGAAGTCGTTATTGCTGCGCGGGCCGAAGAATGGGACGATGTGCGCTCCGTGTGGAGCGACGTGGCACAAACGCTCGAAGTAATTCCTGAATTCCGACTCGTTGAAGGCGGCGCGGCGCGGCAGGATTCCGTCGAAGCGGCAGCGCGCGCAGCGAGAGGAACTTTTGTCGCGGTTCATGATGCGGCGCGGCCTTTTGCGTCCTCCGAATTGTTATTTCGTGTGTGCGATGCGGCGCGCGAAACCGGCGCGGCCATTCCCGCTGTTCTCGCCAGCGATTCGGTAAAAGTCGCACGAATTCTCAACGCCGCGCCGGTTGTGGAACAAACTCTCGACCGCTCTCTCGTTTGGTTGGTGCAAACGCCGCAGGTGTTTCGCCGCGAAGTTTTGCTCGAAGCGTTTGGATACGCGCGCGAAACCGGCTTTGTTGGAACCGATTGCGCGAGCGCAGTAGAGCAGTTAATAAACGCCGACGGTTCGCCACGATTCGCGGTGCGCTTGGTCGAAGGCAATCGGCAGAACTTCAAAGTGACCTACGCTGCCGACTTGGAGCGCGCCGAAGAAATTTGTAGGGCGCAACGGAATTGACAAATTCGGAAAGCAGTGTTACGATAGGGCGTCGGTTCGAGTGGGCCGACCGCGAAATTTAACATGTACGGTCGATTTCGACTGTACCCTGTTCTTTGAAATTACGATTTGGAAACGATGCAGGAATCTCAATCACGGGTTGGTATCGGTTACGACAGCCATCGCCTGGGCCCGAATCGCCCGTTGATGCTTGGCGGCGTCAGAGTTCCTTTTGAACTGGGCCTCATCGGTCACTCCGACGCCGATGTTTTGCTTCACGCGATTGGCGATGCGATTTGTGGCGCGGCGGGTTTGCCCGACATCGGGCGGCTTTTTCCCGATACCGAAGCGCAGTGGCGCGGTGCCGATAGCTGGCTCCTTTTGCGCGGCATTGCGACGCGTGCGGCGGAAAAAGGCTGGGAACTGGAGAACGTCGATGCGGTTCTGGTGGCCCAAAAGCCGAAGATTTCGCCGTATATTGATGCAATGCGCGGGCGGGTTGCCGATGCGCTTGAGCCGTTGGGGACAAATGAAGTGTTGGAAAGTCGGTGCAATCGCGTTAACATTCGAGGTAAGACGGCGGAAAGCCTGGGGCCAATCGGCGCGGGCGAGGGCATGGAAGCGCACGCAGTGTGTTTGCTGTCCCGCAAACCAGATGTCCCGGCAATGTGAATTGAGAGTGCAAATTGTGAGGCGTCGCAGTTTTTATGCTTTGCCTTGCGTCGAAAAGTTTCGGCTTTGCGCCCGACTTGAAGAAAGGATGCGCCCATTATTGCGGTGACGGCAAACGCAAACGGGCGCGCAACGCCTATGGCAAGCGTTAACGTACAAACGAAAAACTGCGAAGTCGAAGACGATCTGCAAGCGCACATCGAAGAGAAGTTGGAACATCTCGAACGGTTGTGGCCCAAGTCGGACGAAACAATCGTTCGTGTCGTACAAGAGCGCGGGCGCTACGCCGCAGAACTGACGCTGATTTCCGGCGGCATGGTTTTGCGGGGCGAAGAGCGCTCGGCCAATATGCGCCAGGCTATTGATCAGGCAATCGAAAAACTCGAAAGCCAGATGCGTCGTTATAAGAAGAAAGTGATCGCGCGTCAACGCCGCCACGACAACCGTGACGACGTAGCGGGCGAGGTGCTGAATGTTCGGTTGCCAAGCGCCGGAATGGCGGCGGATGGCGTGAGCCCGAGCGCTGCAGTGCAAAACGGTAACGGTGATCACGACCATGACGAGGAAGCGTCGCTAAGCGTAGTGCGCGTTAAGCGTTTCGCGCTTAAGCCGATGTCAACCGAGGAAGCGGCGCTACAAATGGGGTTGTTGGGACACAACTTCTTTGTGTTCCGCGATGCCGAATCGAATCAAACCAGCGTCGTTTATCGGCGCAGCAACGGTGGCTATGGCTTAATCGAGCCGGTCTCCGATTAATTGATACAACGGATGCGGCGTTAGTCGCGCAATGCGGCAAAAGTCGCAAGGAGTTTCACATGCCGGGACGTGTTTGGACGCGGGACAAGCTGATCGACGAGATTCGCAAATTGGACAAGCAAGGCGTGGATTTATCGCCGACAGCGATTCAGAAATCGCATGGCGCGCTGTTTTCTTCAGCGCGCTCGCGCAGCCATTTCGGTAATTGGCGCGAAGCAATCGAGGCCGCCGGCCTCGATTACGAAGACATCAAGCGCGTCAAGCAGCGTTGGAGCCGCGACGAGATTCTCGCACAAATCCGCAAGCATCACGAAAACGGCGAAGACCTGCTCGACCCGCAATTCAAGTTGCGCGAACGCGGTCTTTATCTCGCAGCCTGCGCGCATCGCTACTTTGGTTCGTGGCGTCGCGCTGTGCAGGCCGCAGGTATCGACCACGAACAGTTGCGTGAAAAGCGCATCTGGACCAAAACCCGTATCCTGCGCTGCATTCAGGATCTGGCCAAAGAAGGCAAGCCGCTCGGTTGGGCTTATGTCGAACAGCATTGCCCGGGCATCTATCGTGCGGCGCGGCGCAAAGAAAACTTTGTGTCGTGGCATGAAGCACTGCTTGCTGCAGGCGTCACGCCTTCGGCAAACGCACGCGGACGTCGTCCGAATATCGTGCGTGAGCAGATGGCGCGCGAAGCTGCAGCCAACGGAACCGCAGTACCGGCAAAAGCGGCCAAAACAGTGGCGAAAGCCAAGCCAGCTGTGAAGGCCAAAGCGAAAGCCCGCTAAACTCGTTCTTAATCAAACGCCGCACGCGAATAACGTGCGGCGTTTTTGTGTCCGATTTTTGAACACGTACGGTCGAATTCGACTGGACTCTTATTTCTTCGCGCGACTTTTTCGCGCTTTGACGGTCTTTTGCGCCATGATTTCTCTTGTTCTTCTGCACTGCAACAAAGCCGAATACTCGCGTGCCTGCCTCGATTCACTCCTGCTTTCATCGGCGCGTCCGTTCGAAGTCATCAACGTCGATAACGGTTCGCGCGACGCGACGCCGCAGATTCTTGAAGAATGGATGCCGCGCGCGAGGGAAGCCGGAATTGAAACGCAAACGCTTTCCTACGACACCAACATCGGCGCGATTTGCGGGCGAAACGAAGCAGTCAAAGTGGCGCGCGGCGATTACATCGTGTTTCTCGACAACGATACGGTTATCGCGCAGCGCGACTGGCTCCAACAATTGCAAGCGTTTTTAGAGGCAAATCCAAAGTGCGCGGCGGTTGCGCCGAAACTTTTGTTTCCGTGGCAACCGTTTCACATCGAGTGTTGCGGAGCTGGTGTTTCGCGGCGCGGGCGCATTCAATACATCGCGCGCGGGCAGGAACGCAACGCGCGGCGCGAACCGTTCTCCATTCAGTGCGCGATTTCCGCCGCGTGGATGATGCGACGCGAAGTGCTCGACGAAATCGGTGCTCTTGACGAGGTTTATTCGCCGGTGCAATACGAAGATTT
This genomic interval carries:
- a CDS encoding type II secretion system protein; the encoded protein is MQNTAPKRGFTLIELLVVIAIIGILAAMLFPTFSRAREAARRASCSSNLRQIGLALQMYTMDHTEQMPGAGPTGREWPLFLGPYARSSQIFVCPSSSENLPVVNDGGTNKLSYGYNALIVDATHTGFASVNGGPVSLSYVDLPSETVAIFDYLGTNAPNEAQVTLPSHLPNATATTTRVASRHLEGFNVLYADGHTKFRKTTASLQNEWTVQAD
- the argB gene encoding acetylglutamate kinase, producing MNATSQHSGLERVQIISEALPYIRRLHGQTIVVKYGGAAQTDDTLRAAVMRDVALLHYVGVRVVVVHGGGNEISAMCRQLGIEPQFVQGMRVTDAETMRVTEMVMGQIGKNIAQHLNEAGAPSVGVSGKDGGLLRAKKFIGEADWGFVGEVEAVEPRLLNDLARNGFVPVVTPVAPGEDGATYNINADLAASAIAASLGAVKLLLLTDVPGIYRDFEDKSSLLAELNAREAEELIASGAVSKGMIPKVRCCLEAVAGGVDKAHIVDGRAPHALLTELFTDTGCGTMIMK
- a CDS encoding acetylornithine transaminase, with protein sequence MLAQMEVPPKASADVDQSHETAQQLQSHAPRETEALVAADARVGIQNYGRLPLSFVKGKGARLWDAKGKQYLDFLGGIAVVTVGHSHEYVTEAITQQASTLVHSSNIYFIEPQVRLAERLHELSGGMRAFFCNSGAEANEAALKLARKWAKGKGESKVEIITTIDSFHGRTYGSLAATGQPKYHEGFEPMPQGFRYVPRNDVEALKAAVSQRTAAIMLEPIQGESGIQPMSDEYLQAARALCDEFGAALIFDEVQCGMGRTGTFFGFEPSGVQPDIISLAKGLGNGVPIGALLAREDVAAAFVPGTHGCTFGGNFLSCAAANATLDVLFEENLMENAREVGAYFVAQLKAWGEETGAITEVRGRGLMVGVELNVPHARNLMKECLETGLVFNAVGDTILRFLPPLCISHADVDEAMQTLRAAWAEVAK
- the argF gene encoding ornithine carbamoyltransferase — encoded protein: MKHFLSINDVSRDEALFLLAEATRLKTELRDNAARQRETLAGKTLALVFEKPSLRTRVSFDVGMNQLGGHAITLGPSEIGLNTRESAADVARVLGRMADGIMARVFTHQTVQELSEWAGVPVINGLCDIEHPCQALADILTLREHKGLEGRKVVYVGDGNNVCHSLMLLCTKLGVCFAAATPEHYAPDMAFVHRAREDGEVELFHDARDAARGADAVYTDVWTSMGQEEESARRREVFPPFQVNAALMAEAKSDAIVLHCLPAHRGEEIDGETFEKFATPIFDQAENRLHAQKAVLVWQLSATHAANDLHGAARDARSLQPPVSPEDRPYRSTTQTHDV
- the radA gene encoding DNA repair protein RadA, with protein sequence MARISTRYICQGCGYDAPRWLGKCPECGAFNTFAEEKVAAAPKSNATTTRTGFSSGNTGSAAQKLTDVSTQRRERLLTGISEFDRVLGGGVVPGSLILIGGDPGIGKSTLLLEAAVRLAETYGSGLYISGEESAEQIRLRADRLTLTSSNLYLLAETDLSLVENQIRTAKPAFVILDSIQTVANPGIDSAPGTLTQVREGAATMQRIAKESGIPIFLVGHVNKEGNLAGPRALEHIVDAVLQLEGDEHHNFRILRALKNRFGSTNELGVFAMTEGGMEGVENPSQLFLSERQATSPGSCVVATVEGSRPLLVEVQALCAPSYFTSPRRTVTGADFNRVNVALAVIEKRLGMRLGDMDVYVNVVGGVRISEPALDLGIALAVISSLHDIPLPSDICVFGEVGLAGEVRAVNNADRRATEAARLGFARCVVPMAVLQKLPAQLKDAHGETLLRGAATLRDAVAHALPEALNKKLPRRERKEKGTAENDRTSSRENRDMRSNTGAYENFNAANTDAWGEE
- a CDS encoding PIN domain-containing protein encodes the protein MNVNRFLWVATTTLFLITGALAGWALGTFYTAQKIGDSPIVAESMRSLVIGTIVVGMSVVMARVGASLGNRVSASFSRIHEMSIADRVLGICGLLLGLLFGVLITIPLDFSNTFSNAWTVPLINFCIMAVSAMLGMALLQGMRSEMLRVFPALDEATMGTIACSPKFLDTNVIIDGRIADICRTGFIEGPVWVPSFVLHELQYIADSSDSMRRARGRRGLETLNAMRNISLARKLGETPQPAVEVLTDISAAVMRVETVDAKLVALAKEKSGSILTNDYNLNRVAELQGVTVLNINQLALALKPVVLPGEEMTITIVREGKEAGQGIGYLEDGTMVVVNEGRNAIGETCRVTIAQVLQTVAGKMIFGDLKERENRHDLPSEMRESARLRGAGDDLFSGNGHEREEQQSQERRDGREGNDFTTRAGGGVRRKNRTER
- a CDS encoding IspD/TarI family cytidylyltransferase; protein product: MPAAGCGARTGLNGNKILAPLDGQPLLWHTLRGLLDSPEDNRNRPYSVDEVVIAARAEEWDDVRSVWSDVAQTLEVIPEFRLVEGGAARQDSVEAAARAARGTFVAVHDAARPFASSELLFRVCDAARETGAAIPAVLASDSVKVARILNAAPVVEQTLDRSLVWLVQTPQVFRREVLLEAFGYARETGFVGTDCASAVEQLINADGSPRFAVRLVEGNRQNFKVTYAADLERAEEICRAQRN
- the ispF gene encoding 2-C-methyl-D-erythritol 2,4-cyclodiphosphate synthase, producing the protein MQESQSRVGIGYDSHRLGPNRPLMLGGVRVPFELGLIGHSDADVLLHAIGDAICGAAGLPDIGRLFPDTEAQWRGADSWLLLRGIATRAAEKGWELENVDAVLVAQKPKISPYIDAMRGRVADALEPLGTNEVLESRCNRVNIRGKTAESLGPIGAGEGMEAHAVCLLSRKPDVPAM